From a single Pseudalkalibacillus hwajinpoensis genomic region:
- a CDS encoding sodium:solute symporter family protein, with the protein MEITYNPNLLWFVIAYGILMVGLGIYFSKKVSNSEDFILAGKGLGALVLTGTLLATWTGSGSISGGETSMAYSYGIIPAFLMAIPTLLGILILYIIAPRIRAFGKYTVSSILEEKYGSFARTLAGIIIILAYVGIVSYQMKGFGFILNLTTGISVEIGTIIGAALIIFLATIGGLRSVAPTDAVSAILMVVGLGITLPTIIVIAGGWDSILANVPQDHLTFSGQLSNIQLLGYLLPSLFLLLADQNMYQRLASSSGDSSSKKAQIGWLVAMLLISPTISIIAFAARSIFPDIDPGMALMATTVVMPTFVGGILLTAATAFIITTGNSYLLSAATNVTYDLYGKYFKKDASDKQLLVMTKWFIVILGVLAYVIISFFPTVLSVQMYAYTVYGAGITPAVLAVFFWKRVNIYGGVSSMIAGVVTTLVWEIPLAKPFELNSVLFAVPVAVIVLIAVTLLTSHKTKTE; encoded by the coding sequence ATGGAGATTACATACAATCCTAATCTTCTATGGTTTGTTATAGCTTATGGCATCCTCATGGTCGGACTAGGAATTTATTTTTCAAAGAAAGTATCAAATAGTGAGGATTTCATACTTGCTGGTAAAGGACTCGGAGCTCTTGTACTGACAGGAACGCTTTTAGCAACATGGACAGGAAGCGGAAGTATTTCAGGCGGGGAAACCTCGATGGCCTATAGCTATGGTATTATTCCTGCGTTTCTTATGGCTATTCCAACGCTATTAGGGATTCTTATTCTTTATATCATCGCTCCAAGAATACGAGCATTTGGGAAATATACGGTCTCTTCTATTCTTGAAGAAAAATACGGTTCATTCGCGAGGACGCTGGCAGGCATTATCATTATTCTTGCCTATGTAGGAATTGTCTCCTATCAGATGAAAGGGTTTGGCTTCATTCTGAATCTCACAACAGGAATTTCAGTTGAAATTGGAACCATTATCGGTGCTGCTCTTATCATCTTCCTGGCAACGATTGGTGGATTACGTTCAGTAGCTCCTACTGATGCAGTTAGTGCCATTCTTATGGTTGTCGGTTTAGGAATCACTTTACCAACTATCATTGTCATTGCAGGTGGTTGGGACAGCATCCTGGCGAATGTTCCACAAGATCACTTAACATTCAGTGGTCAATTATCGAACATTCAATTACTTGGGTATTTATTACCGTCCTTATTTCTACTACTTGCTGACCAGAACATGTATCAACGGTTGGCATCATCTAGCGGTGACAGTTCTTCGAAAAAAGCCCAAATTGGTTGGCTCGTTGCCATGCTACTAATTTCTCCAACGATTAGTATAATTGCTTTCGCAGCACGTTCTATCTTTCCTGATATCGATCCTGGAATGGCGCTAATGGCAACAACCGTAGTTATGCCAACGTTCGTAGGCGGTATATTATTAACCGCTGCTACAGCGTTTATTATTACAACAGGTAACTCTTACCTCCTATCTGCCGCCACGAACGTAACCTATGATCTATATGGGAAATATTTTAAAAAGGATGCTAGTGATAAGCAGTTACTCGTGATGACAAAATGGTTCATCGTGATACTTGGGGTACTTGCCTATGTGATTATTAGCTTTTTCCCTACTGTATTATCTGTTCAAATGTATGCTTACACGGTTTACGGAGCAGGCATCACCCCTGCCGTCTTAGCCGTTTTCTTCTGGAAACGTGTCAACATTTATGGCGGTGTTTCATCGATGATTGCAGGTGTTGTTACTACGCTTGTATGGGAAATCCCTCTCGCTAAACCATTTGAGCTAAACAGTGTTCTTTTCGCTGTTCCAGTAGCCGTTATCGTATTGATTGCCGTTACGTTATTAACATCACACAAAACAAAGACCGAATAG
- a CDS encoding M24 family metallopeptidase has translation MNHRLENFSKWLGETEQTFAFVHSSSNVFYLSNFECEPHERLLGLFIFPDTDPFLVCPGMEVSQAREAGWKNDIIGHGDADDPWELIHHALKKRGVTEANRVAIEKETLSYGRAEQIMKRYPSVSFSSAEEKLHELRLIKDKKELEILKKAAALADFGVETGVKALQEGCTEMEVLATIEYELKKKGIREMSFSTMVLFGKKAGQPHGNPGDRKLKRGDLVLFDLGVVFGGYCSDITRTVAYKEVNEKQKEIYDVVLNAQLQTLEISKPGTRVGDLDKTARQIIKEAGYENQFPHRIGHGIGIDVHEYPSMSENNNSFLVEGMTYTIEPGVYLPEVGGVRIEDDVLVTKTGYETLTKYPKELQIVE, from the coding sequence ATGAATCATCGTTTAGAAAATTTCTCGAAATGGCTAGGAGAGACTGAACAAACATTTGCGTTTGTTCACTCTTCATCGAATGTCTTCTATCTATCCAACTTCGAGTGCGAACCACATGAACGGCTCTTAGGCTTATTTATTTTTCCTGATACAGATCCATTTCTTGTTTGTCCGGGTATGGAAGTCTCTCAAGCTAGAGAGGCAGGATGGAAAAACGACATCATCGGACATGGTGATGCTGATGATCCATGGGAACTCATCCATCATGCGTTGAAGAAACGCGGAGTCACAGAAGCAAACCGGGTGGCCATTGAAAAAGAAACCCTTTCCTATGGACGAGCTGAACAAATCATGAAACGTTATCCCTCCGTTTCTTTCTCAAGTGCTGAAGAGAAACTTCATGAGCTACGTTTGATCAAAGATAAAAAAGAATTAGAAATTCTCAAAAAAGCTGCTGCACTGGCTGACTTCGGGGTGGAAACTGGAGTGAAAGCACTACAAGAAGGATGCACTGAAATGGAAGTCCTAGCAACGATCGAATACGAACTAAAGAAAAAAGGAATTAGAGAAATGTCTTTTTCAACAATGGTTTTATTTGGTAAAAAAGCAGGACAGCCACACGGTAACCCTGGGGATCGCAAATTAAAACGTGGAGACCTCGTCTTATTCGATCTCGGTGTGGTGTTTGGTGGATATTGTTCAGATATTACGCGAACAGTTGCTTATAAAGAAGTTAACGAAAAACAAAAAGAAATATATGATGTTGTACTGAACGCTCAGCTTCAAACGCTTGAAATCTCCAAACCTGGAACCAGAGTTGGGGATTTAGATAAAACTGCTAGACAGATCATTAAAGAAGCAGGATATGAAAACCAGTTCCCTCATCGAATCGGTCATGGTATTGGAATCGATGTACATGAGTATCCATCGATGAGTGAGAACAACAATTCCTTTTTAGTCGAAGGAATGACTTATACGATCGAGCCAGGTGTTTATTTACCTGAGGTTGGTGGAGTTAGAATTGAAGATGATGTGCTTGTTACGAAAACAGGATATGAAACATTAACAAAGTATCCGAAAGAACTTCAGATTGTTGAATAA
- a CDS encoding site-2 protease family protein, with protein sequence MFTLSDIPMFFVNFFIILPIVTLLHEAGHVLMARLFGGRIKFCIGTGKTLLHIGPLEIKKKYFMEGWCQYEDLTYNKTWAHVAIYAAGSLFNIIVVFTLNALIYAKVLPVDLFFYQFTYFSIYFIFFSLMPYRNDGGKPSDGMAIYEVIRYGKAEDPID encoded by the coding sequence ATGTTTACTTTAAGCGATATCCCGATGTTCTTTGTGAACTTCTTTATCATATTACCGATTGTTACACTGCTGCATGAAGCAGGACACGTACTCATGGCACGCCTATTCGGCGGGAGAATCAAATTCTGTATCGGTACCGGTAAGACTTTGCTCCACATAGGTCCACTTGAAATAAAGAAGAAATACTTCATGGAAGGCTGGTGTCAGTACGAGGATTTAACGTATAACAAAACGTGGGCGCACGTCGCGATTTACGCGGCGGGTAGTCTGTTCAATATTATTGTTGTCTTTACTTTGAACGCATTAATTTATGCGAAGGTCCTTCCAGTCGACCTATTTTTCTATCAGTTCACCTATTTCTCCATCTACTTTATTTTCTTCTCGTTAATGCCTTATCGAAATGACGGTGGAAAACCGAGCGATGGCATGGCAATTTACGAAGTGATTCGGTACGGGAAAGCAGAAGATCCGATCGATTGA
- a CDS encoding TetR/AcrR family transcriptional regulator, producing the protein MKIHSPLYYERLIVMTTLNKRESILTSALGLFAERGFDATTVPMIAASANVGAGTIYRYFENKEVLVNTLFQDYVNTFTSTLEDQFPYKESTRKQFHHIYKAMLLFTNQNEHALYFIKTHSAAHFLNEKSHSDFQQLLKILQTFFDTGKKQYDIRDLPSEALIAIVYGAFLELQHLVRSGDLEPSLELLSRIEDSLWDSVRYHN; encoded by the coding sequence ATGAAAATTCATTCTCCACTTTATTATGAAAGGTTGATCGTGATGACGACCCTAAACAAAAGGGAAAGCATTCTCACGAGTGCTCTTGGCTTATTTGCAGAGCGTGGATTTGATGCCACCACTGTCCCAATGATCGCTGCCTCTGCAAATGTTGGTGCCGGAACGATTTACCGGTATTTTGAAAACAAAGAGGTTCTTGTTAATACGTTATTTCAAGATTACGTAAACACGTTTACTAGCACTCTTGAAGATCAGTTTCCTTACAAAGAGTCTACTCGTAAACAATTCCATCATATTTATAAAGCTATGCTCTTATTTACTAATCAAAATGAACATGCTCTTTATTTCATTAAGACTCATAGTGCAGCTCATTTTTTAAATGAGAAAAGTCATTCTGATTTTCAGCAATTGTTAAAAATTCTTCAGACATTTTTTGATACAGGGAAAAAACAATATGACATTCGTGATTTACCATCAGAAGCGCTAATTGCGATCGTATATGGTGCTTTTCTCGAACTTCAACACCTTGTTCGCTCCGGTGATCTTGAACCTTCACTGGAATTACTTTCCCGTATTGAAGACAGCTTATGGGACTCTGTTCGATACCATAATTGA